The following is a genomic window from Gigantopelta aegis isolate Gae_Host chromosome 5, Gae_host_genome, whole genome shotgun sequence.
aattttatagattcagttttcttcttttttgaccTTATTAAATTTCGAAATTGTGTAAGAGCAGGTAAATAACtggaacaaaaagaaagaaatgttttatttaacgacacactcaacacattgtatttacggttatatggcatcagacatatgattaagaaccacacaaatattgagagaggaacttcatgggctactctttttcgatttgcagcaagggatcttttatatgcatgtatacagggtagtacataccacggcctttgatataccagtcgtagtgcactggacCCCTGCGTTTGCTGTaatctcaccgtggtgcaggggtgtaacattctctttgagaatggccaatacagcacaaaattgaagttttgtgaaaaaattcagtatccgtaaaattctgtgatatttgtgtttttgcacagttctttacactgtttttgtttaagtcttgaatttttatattgatgttgatcatcactttatttatttgcattaccatagtttgacacccaatagccgatgtatttttcgtgctggggtgtcgttaaacattcattcattcattcattcattcatagtgcactggatggaacgagaaatagcccaatgggatgtaaataactgtattttattcGTTTTAATTATCAACAAACCATGGTCTATCTTCCACATTACTATATAGTTTAACATTTAAACTATCTCTCCGATTATTAGATATGCATGTATCTGCATGTACATTACACTTATCTCGTGTCTGCACGCTGAAAAGGGTTTCCATCCAACGTTGTAATTGTGCGGTAAAATTATTAACACTGTTATTAACCGTAACCTGAGTTACGTCCCCTTCCACTACCCGATTCAATTTGTCTACATTAACAATACGTAGCTGaataaattgatttttaaattcatcTTAGCATTTAAATAAAGATATCTTTGTACCAGCACTATTACCTGTACAATACACATTCAAAGAGTTCAAATCAACGCTATCAACTGTAAATGTAAGGTGCGTGGTCTGAAAATCCGTTGAAGTTTGACACGCGAAATGTTTCTATCAGTGGTAAAATATTAGGACATAACAACATATAACATCATACCATTAGAACCACAAAACGTAAAATCTTGGGAAAATTTATGTCGATCTTTATGTAGAAAGCCCTTACCTTTAAACATTCTCAAATCTGAAGTTTTACACAAATTTAACAGTTAATTTCCAAATTAATTCACACCTGTAGCTGGGTTTATCCGTCTTATTAACAAACTCGTCAGGTTTGTAGCAgctctattctattctgttgcTTTGTATTCCGGTCTTCTAGCATTGTAAAAGTAAGGATTTGGTacataaaatcattaaatatcaatatcaatagtGTTTTGCTATGCTTTTCCCACCTTAttctttcatttcaagttattttcgtgcttatatccaattaaggtttaaacgcgttgtcctgggcacacacctcgactatctggtctgtctgtccagggtaGTGGGTTAGgtttttagtggttagtgagaaagaggagggtgtagtggtcttacacgtacccattgaatcgttaaaactcactctgggtgggagctggtatcgGGCTGCagaccctgtacctaccagcattatgtcctttggcttaaccacgacaccaccgaggcctgtgccccccccccctccccgcccccCTTAATTGCAGACTGTCAATTGTATATCATATGATGTAAAACTTTGGTCACATGGTCCATCTAGTGTGTCTCATTGGTGGGGACAAGCTGCAACATGTGTCCTAAAGATCAAGCATGCATATCAAGCTTGAAACACAGTACAGGTTTATCAGCCTTGTCAAACTTTGGTGTACTTTTGCATATCCAGTGTCAAAACAAATACTACTAGGATATACGATATTGTCTTTTGCTGGTCCGTTGTACCTgtccgtgcgtgtgtgtttttgtaggggggggggggggggggcgtactACAGTActtgtgtatgcgtgtgttgttgttgttgttgtttttgtgctCATGCGtagttaaaggaaacatgtcacgagaccatattaaagttcattttaaaagcaaaatgatataaaaataatatacaaataatatacaaCAAAATACCTGTAATTGTCTTAAAACGTAGAGATTAcactaatcagtatcaaagtacgatttatgcatactTATCGGTGATCTTTCGGAAAAAAAGGAAGTGACGTCATCcacgctgtactcttccattgtttttaactgtttatgTATATGGAGTAAGGCATTTACGATCTTTTCAGAGCCCAACAATGTCGTACTGCGCGGCGTTTGGGTCATAcacagtttaaagggacattcctgagtttgctgcattgtaagatatttctgactaataaaatatttctacgattaaacttgcatattaaatatattttcttgtttagaatatcagagtctgtatattaaatgtgtttctggtcgtcttaatatttgtaagaagcccaaactggattttgtcttcaaatgatttcgtacgtacgaaaacatatttttagaaataaaatgaaatctaacctagtacaaatattagaacgatcagaaacacgtttaatatgcagccactaatattttatgcagaaaaatatatttgatatgtaattacaatcgttaaaaagtctttgttagtcgataacatcttaaaaattgcagcaaactcaggaatgtccctttaatggatcGGGGTTATCTTTTTTTCGGTTTCCCAAAGAATTGTATTCGAAGAAAGACGTGGTTATTTTATTGCAAAAGAAAATACTGGACACCAACGCCGTACTTTGGGGTCAGCCtttttacagcccggagcccgaaagttacccggagacaaaaacagaatCCGGATGTTAATGCCGATGtatacattgttcatatttggcataatgatacacctcagcatgatgtatttatatatgttagaaaaaagaaatgtaggaattttttttttttaagaaaaacaaatcgaATTCTTCATGTTCGgactgtaggcctatataacGAAATCTGCATTCACCCTCCGAAGAAGAACACGCCAATTAAGTCATTAAATATgacatatacaaacatgagaTTTGGCAGGAGGaaacatctcagtacgatgtatttaaatatctttgtctttttaaagtgtagaatatttttttttttaataacgttTTTCATCTTCGGGCGCAGtgcgtcacaaaaacgttcctcaccGAAGGAAGCCGGAAAGTAACCCGAAGACTAAAACAGCCCGTATGCTAATGCCGAGACGTACATTGTTCACATCTGGCACACATAAGCATTATGTagttaaatatgttttgtacCCCCttttttgttacatatttaaatacatcgtactgagatgtttCCTcgtgccaaatcccatgtttctTCTgtggacggtgaatacagatttagttatgtacagcccgaacgtgaaaaatgtgatttaattttattttcccctacattttttcaaaacatttaaatacatcataccgaggtgtatctttgtgctaaatatgaacagtatacacatCGGCATTAACATCCGGgttctgtttttgtctccgggttactttcgggctccgggctgacCGGTATGGTTTCTACACCCACCTGGCTCGCTATCGTTtcttcttcagtatcactgttgtaagtaaatatgTACCTTTCTTCATTTACTGACGTAACGGACCACGTGATCGACCTGCTTATTAAatatcggcaatttccgctaagagcttgTATCTGGGTTCTTTACGGAgcaattttaagtaattaattttcatttttaaattttatttttaaggtgattcaatttataatttattttacatggttggtgccaaatataggcCACGTGGCATGTTTCCTTTAACCTACAGTAGCTATTGCATCCCCGTCGatgggttcattgggctatttctcgttccagccagtgcacacggctggaatatcaaaggccgtggtatgtgccaacATGTCTGtcggacggtgcatataaaatatttcttgctactaattgaaacatgtagcgggtttcctatataagactatatgtcagaattaccaaatgtttgacatccaatagccgatgatcaatatatatatatatatatatatatatatatatatatatatatatatatatatatatatatatatatatatatcaatgtgctctagtggtatctttaaacaaaacaaaccttaacgtTTTTAGTTAGTTTTTGCTTTGACATGTTTTGAACGATCTTCGGAATCCTTAGCAGGAGCGTTATCTGACGTGATGCTGGTTGCCGCAGACAGTCTGGTACTGAATTCTGATTCATCTGTTCCGAAATTGGTGGGTTCAGAAACGTGCCATGGAAATCGTGACACCCTCACCTTGTTTCTCTGTCTGGAGGACTTCCTGTCCCTGCACGTCAGCTTGTCCTTCATGATCTTCCTGTAGTTAGCTGAACTGGCCATCAGGATGTACAGATTCTGTCCAAAATTGATCAGGTATAAAATGTTGAACATTGGCCACAATTTAACCAGGATCACGATGGTTTCAAAACCCGATTTGGTTATCAACTGGATCGCAAGGATACAATCTGTGATAGCCAAAGGGACAATTGTGACGAAAGCCAAAATGGAGATGAGCATAAGAGGACGAAGCGACTTGTCCAGCTTCGTCTCAGTGTTTGCAGAGTTCGTCGATGAGGTGAATCTCTTCTGGAACGTGGCGCTGCGCTGGATGTGCATTCCAATCACAATGTTGAAGATGAGAATCAAGAGGCAGGGGAGGATTGAGGTGAGAACTAGACGTACGAAATAATAATAGGCCATATATTGATCTTTCACATAGCATTGTGTGTTTAAGCCTTTTACTGTCTTCACGTCAAGCACTAGCGGGAGCGTCAGCACGCCTGACAAAGCAGCCAGACACGAGCAGACGATCGTGGCCTTTCTTCGAGTGCAGACTCTGTCACGTTTCAGCGGGAAAACAACGCAGTAGAACCGATCCACCGTCAGTCCAACCACCAGCCATGGGGATAGGACCGTCACTGTCCTCCTCATAAACATCCATAAACCACAGACAGAGTCATGGTTCCCGATAACATGAAACATGTGAAAGTATCTCAGCGACTTGTGTAcgccatatataattaaaacagaaCTATCCGACACAGCCAGAAATCTCAAATATATTGGGTAGGAGAGCAAGGAAAACTTGACGTCTCTCAGTAAAGCAAACACCAAACAGTTCCCCCCTAGACCTAATATGCTGACAATCAAGTTGCTGACCAAAGAAGAAGTGCTTGGACTTCGGAAGTAAATCCAGGAATTTATTCCTGTGCTTGCATTCGTCGAGTTAAAGATAGAGTCCATATcttcaatttcatcaaatgtaCCAGCTGTTTCATTTATAGCCATAGTGCTTATGTTTGACATCGTGCAATGTTGCCACCTGCAAACATATAAAAGTCATGCtgaatattacattaatttccAGTTCGTTGTCTTACAGctttgagtttgctgcattgtaagatgtgttcgactaataacatatttctacgattaaacttgcatattaaatacattttcttgtttagaatatgattgtctgtatattcaatgtgtttctggtcgtcttaatatttgtaagaagcccaaacaggattttgtcttcaaatacgttggtacgtacgaacaaatatattttaggaaataaaatgaaatttaacctagtaaaaatattagaacgatcagaaacacatttaatatacagccacgtatgtatgcagaaaaaaatattttgaaaatctgtttctcgataacatcttaaaaattgcagcaaacacaggaatgtccttttGATGAATTATGCATTGTATGTTATCTCACTGCAAAATGCTTATGTAAAATGTGTTTCCAAGAGATTATTATAGGTTTGCGTTATGTACACTTAACCGTTACAGTGCCCACGTCCCACATACATATGGAAGAATATACCATGGCTCGTTTCTCCATCTAGGGGTGACCAGGCTCTGTTATGGTACTGGGGCAGTGATAAAACTgtctcaataaaaaaaaattatatatattctcCGTAATTCCAGTACTACTTTCATTTCCTAGCTACATAAAACATCAACAACTAATCATgtcttacttatttacttagGCTACTCATCTATATGACACATGCTTACTTAAAGGTCAGGTTTAATTAAGACTTCAATATACAAGATAAAACTATGAAATATTGCTTATAGTTAAAATTATAACGGATATGGTGTATATCACGGTGAATCACTATAAAGAAATAGAACGTGGATTAtgtcaacaataataataaattttaccCTACGTCTAAGGCCGAATCTTGAATTACTACACGTATAATAGACATTCCCCAATCGTTAAAGTTCTGCAATTATAGTCTCGGACTTTAGTAGCTACAGGTCTATAGTAATAAAGGTAGTACCCGTAAACTTTTATAAGTGATACTTGGCAACTAGCTTAAGACAATGACACAGAACAAAAATCTTGCCATGCCCTGCTGACAAAATCTCTCCACGtccaacataaaacaaaagtaTCCAAGGTGATTCCCCACTTGACAAATGCCCGTAGTCGACACCAATGGTGACAAAACAATTACCTAGGTACACGCTAATTACATTGACTGGACGAAGGGAACTCTTTTAATGTATCGCCAGTGACGAACTCTGGGAAGGGAAGGGGGTAGGAAGTAATATGTATGGATCAGTTtagacattttaaattataccgTGCAATCTATCACAGTGGGTTAACTGGggacttaaaaataattttaaggcGCCATCAATAAAATAGATAGTGTTATTGTATTTAAGATAATTAGTAGGCGCATAGTTTTCCAACTGGATGGCCTAATCAtatttacttaaaattatattttaataaacatttaccATTGACTGGACTCCTCGTGTTAAACCCCTTCCATCCATTGCATCcacttcattcatttcaacttaagtTACTTATTGTATAACCTGGTATGTCTACGTGGTCAGTGTCGTGTCGTTAAGTTTAGTTTCAActaatattatatcatattgATTGATAAGTCTATATTTTCGGGCATATACAGTCTGCTACtaacaccacacacatataaatataccttaaatatatcaatacacacatatatacacacatatacacacacatacacacaaaaatacttACCGAAAAGATGTGCGCCAAATATACACTGACCACGCAAAGCACCACGTTTTGTATTTTATAGCAGGGCTTGAATGTGTTCTGgtaattattattcttattattttttttttaaaatgaagaagaaaggaCGGAGCAAAGTTCTGGGATAATTGAAATATACgattgaagaaaacaaaatgaagaagGAGATCCCTGTGGCCAGAAACCATCAATACAATTAGACCCTCGTTATTTCCCCCAGCATATgagaggatttttttttaatgcattactAGTGGATAAAGTCATTTATATTACCTGAGTACGGTATAGTGCTGTCTGATGTGATATAATTAGTATATGGACTCATTAATCACTACCTTTATTGGAACttacagaagaaaacaaaatcgtgcatgtatgttttttttttgtttttttttctttctgtgcgattgagagagagagagagagagagagagagagagagagagagagagagagagagagagagagagagagagagagagagagagagagagagagagagagagagagagagagagaggaggaggaggaggaagggaggaagggaggaaactactgtctgtccctttaaagccatAATCACCTTTAtgcaattaaagggacagacactagttgTCGTTAGTTTTCGCTATTCAACCCGTTGTGTCATcaatgaaattaaacattactttcattttatggtttaaaatatacatttctgtTCATCTGAATTGTTTTTGGTAAACCATGGTGCTTGTAATACcaggaaatgcatttttcgtatttcttaaaaacgaaTATCCGTctgagaaaacaaaattgttatgCAGACGAAATCTAATCTATGTCCTTCAGGTGATTTTGggcagacgtagcccagtggtaaagcgctcgcttgatgcgcagtcagtttggaATTggtccccgtcagtgggaccattgggctatttctcactcaagccagcgcaccacgactggtacatcaaaggccgtggtatgtgctttcctgcctacgggatggtgcatataaaagatcccttgctgttaatcgagtagcccatgaattggacacagtgggtttcctctctcaatatctgtgtggtccttaaccatatgtctgacgccacataaccgtaaataaaatgtgttgagtgcgtccttaaataaaccaTCTCCTTGCTTCAGGTGACGTTGCGCTACGATAGCTTCCTGGAACGGTACCCAGGGCGACCAGTTATTGTGCGGTTCTTAATCTCGTCAATTTGTAGATGTTTCTGTCCTAGTCTGCTTATAACCGAATTGTGGTAACAAACCTGACACAATTGGCTTTGTAGGATAtccgcgcggtcggtctaggatcgatccccgtcggtggacctattgtgctatttctcgttccacccagtgctccacaactggtttaacaaaggccgtggtatctactatcctgtctgtgggatggtgcatataacagataccttgctgctaatcgaaaagagtagcccatgaagtggcgacagcgggtttcctccctaaatatctgtgtggtccttaaccatatgtctgctgtcatataaccgaaaatacaatgtgttgtgtgcgtcgttaaataaaacatttccttgtagGATATCCGTGCATTAAGCATGCATACTATTCATGACATTCAGCCGTCAGATAGCCTCATACGGGCCATGTTGAGAGAACATTACCACTACACGTATTGAATCTGTGCTTAGAGTTAGCTTCGGTTGTTATTGCGATTTTTAACAGAATagtatatatgtttaacgacaccccagcacgaaaaatccttcggctattgggtgtcaaactatggtaaatgcaaacattaagtgatgatcaaaatcaatataaaaagtcaacagttaaataaaaacacagtgtaacgAACTGTACGAAaagacaaatatcacaaatagataatattaaaatttagaataaatgtcagtatcacgtaacaaTTGCAATacaagttctggatggaatcgataGGATTCCATaacatttctttgaccaaatatatattttctagtttcctTGATATGAGATATAGGTATGTCCGATGCGTACACGACATAAGACTATTATACCCTGCCAGCACTTGCTATAGGAGGACTGCAACTCTCCCAAGTTTGGCTTGACAGCATGACGTTTCTTTGCaaccaatccaatccaatccaatcatTTATCAAGTCGAAAAGAAACATTAGttaatactatgtttaaaataagtATAAGGCATGCCAACCCttgcatgaggcaaatccaaagcagacttggcagctgaatctacctttccattacccctgatgccaacatgacTGGGCACCCATTAAAATACAATAGCTTTATTGTCATGACCCCGTGTCTCTTGTTGCACGTTTAATATGCTCGTGCATTGCTGTGCTTGTAACAACCGCTAGCAAATATTCAAATCTTAGCTATGGATGTATGTTCGtgacaataccaaaatgagATTACACCCACGACCCAGCGACAGTGATGAACTTGTCCATGTAACATTcaacttgtttttattttgcagaacaaaacaaaaacaatattaaaaacgaAGAAATGAAAAGCAGGCAATTTTAATTACATGTCTGTGGTAACCTTCCATCACATTAGTTGAAAACGACAGAACACAAAATAATTTGTTCGTATTTAATTACAAGACAGCATGATGCACGTTGTTATCTAGTTAGATCTGTATAAATCCATTAAGTCTACCTGGCACCGCTGTGTTGTTGTTACCTTTCTAATGGGGTGAGGATCAGTTCATCCAGTATTTTCTTGTTgacaatttcaaaattgtttacGAACTTCTCCTCCCTTTTTTCTccgatttcatttcatttcaatttgttttcgtgcttatattcaatcaaagtacaagcacgctgtcctgggcacacacctcagctatctggactgtctcgCCAGGACAGTGATTTAGGTgctaattgttagtgagagaaaagagggtgtagtggcattacgcctacccattgagtcgttaaaactcgctctgtgtgggagtcggtacagggctgcgaaccctgtacctaccagccttatgttcgatggtttaaccacgacgccaccgaggccggctcttCCGATTACATTGACAATGATATGTGTTCATCTACTCGCGAGTAATACAGGACAAcactatattattgttttgaattgaatacatctttattataatatttacgGATTCCTACTTATTTAACGTTGACGAGTGCAACTTAAAGACACAAAACAAAGTCGATACGCATAGAGTCTATGATATTCATGCATAGACAAGTGATGAAACAAATATGTAGTTATCGGGGAAAATAGTCAAAGATATCTTGTGAATACATCCGATACCAATTATTTCGTTTTTATTAAGCAGATtacaacacaaataaaacagCACAAAatggaataaacaaaaatataacagaaatcTTTAATGATATCAACAGATTACAGAACTATATTAATGATATCAACAGAGTACAGGACTATATTAATGATATCAACAGATTACAGGACTACATTAATGATATCGACAGATTACAGAACTATATTAATGATATCAACAGATTACAGGACTATATT
Proteins encoded in this region:
- the LOC121373167 gene encoding somatostatin receptor type 5-like, with the protein product MAINETAGTFDEIEDMDSIFNSTNASTGINSWIYFRSPSTSSLVSNLIVSILGLGGNCLVFALLRDVKFSLLSYPIYLRFLAVSDSSVLIIYGVHKSLRYFHMFHVIGNHDSVCGLWMFMRRTVTVLSPWLVVGLTVDRFYCVVFPLKRDRVCTRRKATIVCSCLAALSGVLTLPLVLDVKTVKGLNTQCYVKDQYMAYYYFVRLVLTSILPCLLILIFNIVIGMHIQRSATFQKRFTSSTNSANTETKLDKSLRPLMLISILAFVTIVPLAITDCILAIQLITKSGFETIVILVKLWPMFNILYLINFGQNLYILMASSANYRKIMKDKLTCRDRKSSRQRNKVRVSRFPWHVSEPTNFGTDESEFSTRLSAATSITSDNAPAKDSEDRSKHVKAKTN